In Oscillatoria acuminata PCC 6304, a single window of DNA contains:
- the chlP gene encoding geranylgeranyl reductase, whose product MALRVAVVGSGPAGSSAAETLAKAGIETYLFERKLDNAKPCGGAIPLCMVSEFDLPDHIIDRRVRKMKMISPSNIEVDINLEKQEEYIGMCRREILDGFLRDRAEKLGANLINGTVHKLDIPSNNTDPYVLHYADHSDGSVAGTQKTLKVDLVIGADGANSRVAKAIDAGDYNYAIAFQERIRLPEDKMAYYNDLAEMYVGTDVSPDFYAWVFPKYDHVAVGTGTMKVNQALIKKLQAGIRTRAAKRLEGGEIIKVEAHPIPEHPRPRRVVGRVALVGDAAGTVTKSSGEGIYFAAKSARMCAETIVEFSEGGTRVPTEEELKIYLKRWDKKYGITYAVLDILQRVFYRTDATREAFVEMCADMDVQRMTFDSYLYKTVVPANPFVQMKITAKTIGSLLRGNALAP is encoded by the coding sequence TTGGCACTACGGGTTGCTGTTGTTGGATCGGGACCGGCTGGTTCCTCTGCTGCCGAAACACTTGCAAAAGCAGGGATTGAGACCTACCTGTTTGAGCGCAAGCTGGATAATGCGAAGCCTTGTGGCGGGGCCATACCCCTTTGTATGGTGAGTGAGTTTGATTTGCCCGATCACATCATTGATCGCCGGGTGAGAAAAATGAAAATGATCTCCCCGTCCAATATCGAAGTCGATATCAATTTAGAAAAACAAGAAGAATATATTGGGATGTGTCGCCGGGAAATCCTCGATGGATTCTTGCGCGATCGCGCTGAAAAATTAGGTGCAAACCTAATTAACGGCACTGTTCATAAACTGGATATTCCCTCAAACAATACGGATCCCTATGTCCTCCACTATGCGGACCATTCCGATGGCTCCGTAGCAGGGACCCAAAAAACCCTAAAAGTGGATTTGGTCATTGGGGCTGATGGGGCGAACTCTCGGGTCGCCAAAGCCATTGATGCCGGGGACTATAACTACGCGATCGCCTTCCAAGAGCGGATTCGCCTCCCGGAAGACAAAATGGCCTATTACAATGACCTCGCAGAAATGTATGTGGGAACCGACGTTTCCCCAGACTTCTATGCCTGGGTCTTCCCCAAATATGATCATGTCGCCGTCGGAACCGGCACCATGAAAGTCAACCAAGCTCTAATCAAAAAGCTGCAAGCAGGCATTCGGACCCGCGCCGCCAAACGGCTAGAAGGGGGTGAAATCATCAAAGTGGAAGCGCACCCGATTCCGGAACACCCGCGTCCGCGTCGAGTCGTTGGTCGCGTCGCCCTCGTCGGAGATGCTGCGGGTACCGTCACCAAATCATCTGGGGAAGGGATTTATTTTGCAGCCAAATCCGCTCGGATGTGCGCCGAAACCATCGTCGAGTTTTCCGAAGGCGGGACCCGCGTTCCCACTGAGGAGGAACTGAAAATTTACCTGAAACGTTGGGATAAGAAATACGGCATCACCTACGCAGTCCTGGATATCCTGCAACGAGTCTTCTATCGCACCGATGCCACAAGGGAAGCCTTTGTGGAAATGTGTGCCGATATGGATGTTCAGCGCATGACGTTTGACAGCTATCTGTATAAAACCGTCGTTCCCGCCAATCCTTTCGTACAAATGAAGATTACTGCGAAAACGATTGGTAGTTTGCTCCGAGGTAACGCCTTGGCACCCTAG
- a CDS encoding ABC transporter substrate-binding protein yields the protein MKLNQTTGVQYRGITGSIRGAIFDRHWRKFAKFVGLFSMCCLLAISCGDRPGMNQSNDPNRISIGTTAKIRTIDPADAYENAAGMLLYNLGDRLYTYESGTTTLKPQLATTLPQISPDGVTYTIPLRPDVVYHDGTPFNAETMKFSLQRFMENGGSPSSLLSNIVESVQASGEYELTIQLKQPFAAFSDLLTFSGLVAVSPSAYEIGSGQFKPDTFVGTGPYKLVSYGTDTIRLDVFEDYWGEKPVNTGIDIQQFSSPANVYNSFRRGAVDLTYGTLDLDQISSLERQAPDQGWQVISNRSNGVYVLTLNMQDEALKKLEVRQAIATLIDRPLLQQRIFQGQMEPLYSLIPTTLERYYQPVFQNQYGDGNFAQAQQLLAQAGYTPENPLQLQLWYRSNLRTNADVATTIKAVAEQELGGALQIELQSVEAATAYNNLDKGVYSMFILDWTPDFFDPDNYINPFLSCAKGSVETGCEEGETKLWGSFYYSDRVNQLIARQRQEQNPETRRQIFTELQEILVEDVPFIPLWQGKEYVFARQGIQGATLESTQAVPFWTLKK from the coding sequence TTGAAGCTGAATCAGACAACTGGAGTACAGTATCGCGGTATTACCGGATCCATCCGTGGGGCGATCTTCGATCGCCACTGGCGCAAATTCGCTAAATTTGTGGGATTGTTTTCGATGTGCTGTCTTCTGGCAATTAGCTGTGGCGATCGCCCGGGGATGAACCAAAGTAATGACCCGAATCGGATCTCCATTGGCACCACTGCCAAAATTAGAACCATCGACCCTGCCGATGCCTATGAAAATGCGGCGGGAATGTTGCTGTACAATCTAGGCGATCGCCTCTACACCTATGAAAGCGGCACCACCACCCTCAAACCTCAACTCGCCACTACCCTCCCCCAAATCAGCCCCGATGGAGTCACCTACACCATTCCCCTGCGTCCCGACGTGGTTTATCATGACGGCACTCCCTTCAATGCCGAAACCATGAAATTTTCCCTACAACGATTCATGGAAAATGGGGGCTCTCCCTCCTCCTTATTATCCAATATCGTTGAATCGGTACAAGCCAGCGGGGAGTATGAATTAACCATTCAGTTAAAACAGCCCTTTGCTGCCTTTAGTGATTTGTTAACCTTTTCCGGTTTAGTCGCCGTCTCTCCCAGTGCCTATGAAATTGGGTCGGGTCAATTTAAACCCGATACATTTGTAGGAACTGGACCTTATAAATTGGTCAGTTATGGAACCGATACCATTCGGTTAGATGTATTCGAGGATTACTGGGGAGAAAAGCCAGTCAATACCGGCATTGATATTCAACAGTTTTCCAGTCCTGCTAACGTTTATAACTCCTTCCGTCGGGGGGCGGTGGACCTCACCTACGGGACATTAGACTTGGATCAAATTAGCAGTTTAGAAAGGCAAGCCCCCGACCAAGGTTGGCAAGTAATTTCTAATCGCAGTAACGGGGTTTATGTCTTAACCCTGAATATGCAGGATGAGGCATTAAAAAAACTGGAAGTGCGACAGGCGATCGCCACCCTCATCGACCGTCCCCTCTTACAACAGCGGATTTTCCAAGGACAAATGGAACCGCTTTATAGCTTAATTCCGACCACCTTAGAACGGTATTATCAACCCGTCTTTCAAAATCAGTATGGGGATGGCAATTTTGCCCAAGCTCAACAACTCCTCGCGCAAGCCGGTTACACCCCCGAAAATCCTCTGCAACTTCAGCTATGGTATCGGTCCAATCTCCGGACTAATGCCGATGTTGCCACTACTATCAAAGCCGTAGCCGAACAGGAATTAGGGGGAGCACTTCAAATCGAACTACAAAGTGTTGAAGCTGCCACCGCTTACAATAATTTGGATAAAGGGGTTTATTCCATGTTTATCCTAGATTGGACACCAGACTTTTTCGACCCGGATAACTATATCAACCCTTTCCTTTCTTGTGCGAAAGGGTCTGTCGAAACCGGATGTGAAGAAGGAGAAACCAAATTGTGGGGGTCGTTTTACTATAGCGATCGCGTCAATCAATTAATTGCTCGTCAACGCCAAGAACAAAACCCCGAAACTCGCCGCCAAATTTTTACCGAACTCCAAGAGATTTTGGTCGAAGATGTGCCATTTATTCCCCTCTGGCAAGGAAAAGAATATGTCTTTGCTCGTCAGGGAATCCAAGGTGCTACCCTCGAATCGACTCAAGCCGTGCCATTTTGGACCTTGAAAAAATAA
- a CDS encoding adenylate/guanylate cyclase domain-containing protein, whose translation MGEQGASEINGMNFQDNSEGKADILIVDDVPNNLKLLVNLLRKHNYNVRAVTNGFLALQFVGVRQPDLIFLDIMMPEMDGYEVCEKLKKNPQTKDIPIIFLSALTEGFDKAKAFKSGGIDYISKPFQMEEILARLETHLSQRALQKQLQEKTELLAHQNLQFQAEINERKLLEEKLRSAEEKMRAVFEAMTDIVALISIAEGNISNLDILPSNWMRLYQPDSDIVGQTIEQLFDPETAEIWLNVIGQVLEKRETLHFDYCLTDGGQERWFSAAVSPVREDMVIVVARDISDRKQAEEALKIAEERYHSIVENAIAGIFQSTVEGQYLSVNPALAKIYGYASGEELQQSIKHINTQLYVNPARRQEFIEAVAAKNSVSGFESMVYCKDKSIIWISETARAVRDSSGNILYYEGIVSDITERKLAQEALKFQQNKTEALLLNILPQPIATRLQKGENPIADHFEEVSVIFADLVGFTEFAANRPPKKLLELLNKIFSQFDKLAKHHNLEKIKTIGDAYMVVGGLPVPCAEAIFEVAQMALDMQNELAELNQHTGQTFELRIGIHIGPAIAGVIGMSKFIYDLWGDTVNTASRMESSGLPGKIQVTEAVYERLKDRFEFEERGLISVKGKGEMLTYWLVGNQS comes from the coding sequence ATGGGCGAACAAGGTGCATCAGAAATCAACGGAATGAATTTTCAAGATAATTCAGAAGGTAAAGCCGATATATTGATCGTAGATGATGTACCAAATAATTTAAAATTATTGGTCAATTTATTAAGAAAACATAATTATAATGTTAGAGCCGTAACCAATGGGTTTTTAGCCTTGCAATTCGTAGGAGTTAGACAGCCTGACCTCATTTTTTTGGACATCATGATGCCCGAAATGGATGGATATGAGGTTTGCGAAAAATTGAAGAAAAATCCTCAAACCAAGGATATTCCGATTATCTTTTTAAGTGCGTTAACAGAAGGATTTGATAAGGCAAAAGCCTTTAAATCCGGGGGGATTGATTACATCAGCAAACCCTTCCAAATGGAAGAAATTTTGGCGCGGCTAGAAACCCATCTCTCTCAACGGGCGCTTCAAAAGCAACTTCAAGAAAAGACTGAACTCCTGGCTCATCAAAATCTGCAATTCCAGGCGGAAATTAATGAACGAAAATTATTAGAAGAAAAACTCCGGTCCGCTGAGGAAAAAATGCGGGCAGTTTTTGAAGCCATGACTGATATTGTTGCCCTGATTAGCATAGCTGAGGGAAATATTAGTAATTTGGATATTTTACCCAGTAATTGGATGCGTTTATATCAGCCCGATTCTGACATTGTGGGGCAAACGATTGAACAGTTATTTGACCCTGAGACCGCAGAAATCTGGTTGAATGTGATTGGTCAAGTGTTGGAGAAGAGAGAGACGCTGCATTTCGATTACTGTCTCACAGATGGGGGTCAAGAGAGGTGGTTTTCAGCGGCGGTGTCGCCGGTGCGAGAAGATATGGTGATTGTGGTGGCAAGAGATATTAGCGATCGCAAGCAAGCCGAAGAAGCCTTAAAAATAGCAGAAGAACGGTATCATAGTATCGTAGAAAATGCCATAGCGGGGATTTTTCAATCCACTGTAGAGGGACAGTATTTGAGCGTCAATCCAGCACTGGCGAAGATCTATGGCTATGCTTCTGGGGAGGAATTGCAACAGAGTATTAAACATATCAATACTCAACTCTATGTTAATCCAGCCCGTCGCCAAGAATTTATAGAAGCAGTCGCTGCCAAAAATTCGGTATCTGGATTTGAATCAATGGTTTATTGTAAAGATAAAAGCATCATTTGGATTTCTGAAACTGCCCGTGCAGTTAGAGACTCTAGCGGAAATATCCTCTATTATGAAGGCATTGTTTCCGATATTACGGAACGGAAATTAGCCCAGGAAGCGCTCAAATTTCAACAAAATAAAACCGAAGCACTCCTGCTGAATATTTTACCCCAACCGATTGCGACTCGTCTGCAAAAAGGCGAAAATCCCATTGCTGACCACTTTGAAGAAGTGAGTGTCATCTTTGCGGATTTAGTTGGATTTACGGAATTTGCAGCCAATAGGCCGCCCAAAAAATTATTAGAATTATTAAACAAGATTTTTTCTCAGTTTGACAAGTTAGCAAAACATCATAATTTAGAAAAAATTAAAACCATTGGAGATGCCTATATGGTCGTCGGGGGATTACCTGTTCCCTGTGCTGAAGCTATTTTTGAAGTGGCTCAAATGGCCCTGGATATGCAAAATGAATTAGCCGAATTAAATCAGCATACCGGACAAACCTTTGAATTGAGAATTGGGATTCATATTGGTCCTGCCATTGCCGGAGTGATTGGCATGAGCAAATTCATCTATGACTTATGGGGGGATACAGTTAATACCGCTTCAAGAATGGAATCCAGCGGATTGCCGGGGAAAATTCAAGTGACTGAGGCGGTTTATGAACGGTTAAAAGACCGATTTGAATTTGAAGAACGGGGATTGATTTCTGTAAAAGGTAAAGGAGAAATGCTGACCTATTGGCTGGTGGGGAACCAGTCCTAA
- a CDS encoding tetratricopeptide repeat protein yields the protein MWSNTDYGRALGVAILLSLGVTPKVQAIAPSMIENFGQHQIPATVWVAQGMEEFPEAERYYTEGARLQDEGNLEGAITSYQQAIRLNPNFTEAQINMGVALVNLGRISEAIAAYRNAIATNSQLAAAHYNLANALAQQQEFDEAIAAYEEAIRLQPNYDKAYYNMGNILVTRGELQDAISAYQKAIEINPNFAEAYGNLGMILSEGGNQTEATQVLQTARDLFQRQGNFSAVSRIDRLLQQLGTRSN from the coding sequence ATGTGGAGTAACACTGATTACGGACGAGCATTAGGGGTGGCAATCTTGCTGAGTCTCGGGGTAACCCCGAAAGTGCAAGCGATCGCACCATCCATGATAGAGAATTTCGGGCAGCATCAAATCCCCGCAACTGTTTGGGTGGCGCAGGGGATGGAGGAATTCCCGGAAGCGGAACGGTATTATACCGAAGGCGCAAGACTTCAGGATGAGGGGAATTTAGAGGGGGCAATCACTTCTTATCAGCAAGCGATTCGGCTGAATCCTAATTTTACCGAAGCGCAAATCAATATGGGAGTTGCCTTAGTCAATCTGGGGCGAATTTCCGAGGCGATCGCCGCTTACCGAAATGCCATTGCTACGAATTCCCAATTAGCCGCCGCTCATTATAATTTAGCCAATGCCTTGGCGCAACAACAGGAGTTCGATGAGGCGATCGCCGCCTATGAAGAAGCAATTCGTCTCCAGCCTAACTATGATAAGGCTTATTATAATATGGGCAATATTTTAGTAACTCGCGGGGAACTCCAAGATGCCATATCCGCCTATCAGAAAGCAATTGAAATTAACCCCAATTTTGCCGAAGCCTACGGCAATTTAGGGATGATTTTATCGGAAGGAGGCAATCAGACTGAAGCAACTCAAGTTTTACAAACTGCCCGAGATTTATTCCAGAGACAGGGCAATTTTTCCGCAGTGAGTCGCATTGATCGCTTGTTACAACAACTGGGTACTCGTTCTAATTAA
- the hpsN gene encoding hormogonium polysaccharide biosynthesis glycosyltransferase HpsN has translation MSLPSISVIIPTYNREKVLRETLADVLQQDYPDFEVLVVDQTPTHEPETDAYLQSLAESHRIQWLRLDWASLPGARNYAVRRSQGEIILFLDDDVQLPPGFLHAHARNYLEQPEIGAIAGRVFDRMKLADSGGGLTIEDLPPEAMDPGIAWYYIDLVHTVKPQQVLSVRGCNMSFRREIFDKYGLHFDERFRGSAVREESDFCLRLRQTGYKIWYEPDAHLIHLGEETGGCHDISTRSISYQITFYHNHFLLGLKNLTLSQCLRFFARLFDCHVLGHPPCNKSGSPIKTLVRGWFYTLGFFNAVGTVLQSSFQDGQIYSQQDELAHSQKT, from the coding sequence ATGTCTTTGCCCTCGATTTCTGTGATTATTCCCACCTACAACCGGGAAAAGGTATTGCGAGAGACTCTCGCCGATGTCCTCCAACAAGACTACCCGGATTTCGAGGTCCTGGTGGTGGATCAAACCCCCACCCATGAACCTGAAACCGATGCCTATCTCCAATCCCTCGCCGAATCTCATCGCATTCAGTGGTTGCGCCTGGATTGGGCGAGTTTACCCGGTGCGCGCAACTATGCCGTGCGCCGATCGCAGGGGGAAATTATTCTATTTCTCGATGATGATGTCCAACTTCCCCCAGGTTTTCTGCACGCTCATGCTCGCAATTATCTGGAACAACCCGAAATCGGCGCGATCGCCGGTCGCGTTTTTGATCGCATGAAACTCGCTGACTCCGGTGGCGGTTTAACCATCGAAGATTTACCCCCAGAAGCAATGGACCCGGGAATTGCCTGGTACTATATTGACCTGGTGCATACCGTCAAACCCCAGCAAGTCCTCTCCGTTCGCGGTTGCAATATGTCCTTCCGTCGCGAGATTTTCGACAAGTACGGATTACACTTTGACGAACGCTTCCGAGGTAGTGCCGTGCGGGAAGAGTCGGATTTTTGCTTGCGTTTGCGACAAACTGGGTACAAAATCTGGTATGAACCGGATGCTCACTTAATTCATTTAGGAGAAGAAACCGGCGGCTGTCATGATATTAGCACTCGCTCAATTAGCTACCAAATCACCTTCTATCACAATCATTTTCTCCTCGGATTAAAAAATCTCACCCTCTCCCAATGTCTGCGCTTTTTCGCTCGCTTATTCGACTGCCATGTTCTCGGTCATCCCCCTTGCAATAAAAGTGGTTCGCCCATTAAAACCCTGGTGCGCGGGTGGTTCTATACCCTGGGATTTTTCAATGCCGTTGGCACGGTCCTGCAATCGAGCTTTCAGGATGGACAAATTTACAGCCAACAAGATGAACTAGCCCATTCTCAAAAAACCTGA
- the hpsO gene encoding hormogonium polysaccharide biosynthesis glycosyltransferase HpsO, producing MKILVASHTYIVDLNREKLRKLAQLAPGIEVTVVVPRRWRPGGVQNQLIETQFLEEGSFRVVPISNFSQNNQGLLTFGADLVSLLRQWHPNIIQVEQGAKAIAYSEFITLNRLLGLKAKNLFFTWWNLPYQLKWPVSVLESYNLRHTDGIIVGNQDGAEILRDRGYSGPLKIMPQLGVDETLFRPHPQPELRTQLAIQPDEFLIGFVGRFVEEKGLLTLLQSLSRLAGKPWKLLLLGRGPLKETLLQKATEFNLQNRLIWIESVPHDEVQRYINLMDVLVLPSETTDKFKTLTSAGWKEQFGHVLIEAMACQVPVIGSDSGEIPNVIQDAGLVFPEGNAEALQDCLGKLMDNPEFAEELGHSGYQRAMKHYTNQALAQQQFEFYQTILEQ from the coding sequence GTGAAAATTCTAGTTGCCAGCCATACTTATATTGTTGATTTAAACCGGGAAAAGTTACGAAAACTAGCCCAACTTGCTCCCGGTATTGAAGTCACCGTGGTAGTTCCTCGGCGATGGCGTCCTGGTGGGGTTCAAAATCAACTCATCGAAACCCAATTCCTCGAAGAAGGTTCGTTTCGAGTGGTGCCGATTTCCAATTTTAGTCAGAACAATCAAGGACTGTTGACTTTTGGGGCGGATTTGGTTTCCCTGTTGCGGCAGTGGCATCCCAATATTATTCAAGTGGAACAGGGTGCGAAGGCGATCGCCTACTCGGAATTTATCACCCTAAATCGCTTGCTGGGATTAAAAGCCAAAAATCTCTTCTTTACTTGGTGGAATCTTCCCTACCAATTAAAATGGCCGGTTTCTGTCTTAGAATCCTATAATTTGCGCCATACCGATGGCATTATTGTCGGCAATCAAGATGGGGCGGAAATTTTGCGCGATCGCGGTTATTCCGGTCCCCTCAAAATCATGCCTCAACTCGGCGTTGATGAAACCCTCTTTCGTCCCCATCCGCAACCGGAACTCCGCACCCAACTCGCCATTCAACCCGATGAATTTCTTATTGGGTTTGTCGGTCGGTTTGTGGAAGAAAAAGGATTACTCACCTTACTCCAGTCTTTATCCCGTTTAGCCGGAAAACCTTGGAAATTGCTCTTATTAGGGCGCGGTCCTTTAAAAGAAACCCTGTTGCAAAAAGCCACGGAATTTAATCTACAAAATCGGTTAATTTGGATTGAAAGTGTTCCCCATGATGAGGTCCAGCGTTATATTAACTTAATGGATGTCTTGGTTCTTCCTTCGGAAACCACCGACAAGTTTAAAACTCTGACCTCAGCGGGATGGAAAGAACAATTTGGTCATGTTTTAATTGAAGCAATGGCTTGTCAAGTTCCGGTGATTGGGTCGGATTCTGGGGAAATTCCCAATGTGATTCAAGATGCGGGATTAGTGTTTCCCGAAGGGAATGCGGAAGCGTTGCAAGATTGCCTCGGGAAACTCATGGACAACCCTGAATTTGCCGAGGAATTGGGTCATAGTGGTTATCAAAGGGCAATGAAACATTATACCAATCAGGCTCTTGCTCAACAACAGTTTGAATTTTATCAGACTATTTTAGAGCAGTAG
- a CDS encoding ABC transporter permease, with product MSRSKALQSYILLRLLLAPLMLWTIATLVFLLLRATPGDPIDAILGPKAPEIEKIRLREQLGLGAPLWLQYIRYMGDLLRLDLGTSLTTRGQTVWEIVGQYFPATLEIAVVSMAVALIVGIGVGVISASNPNTGWDVGGRMFGIITYSLPAFWVGMIMQLIFSVQLGWFPVGARFPSTQTPPSGPTGLYLIDSLFSGNLGNFFTTLHYLALPSLTLGILISGIFERIVRVNLKQTLQADYVEAARARGIPETRIAIAHALKNAMIPVITVMGLTLAALLGGAILTEVTFSWPGLANRLYEAISLRDYPTVQGIVVFFAGIVVIASIGIDLLNAYIDPRIRY from the coding sequence ATGTCCCGTTCCAAAGCGCTTCAATCCTATATTCTCCTGCGGTTGCTACTAGCACCCTTGATGCTATGGACGATCGCCACCTTAGTCTTTTTGCTGTTGCGTGCCACCCCAGGCGACCCCATTGATGCAATTTTAGGCCCAAAAGCCCCGGAAATTGAAAAAATCCGGTTGCGAGAACAACTCGGCTTAGGCGCACCCTTGTGGTTACAGTACATCCGCTACATGGGAGATTTGCTCAGATTAGACCTCGGCACATCCCTCACCACCCGGGGACAAACCGTGTGGGAAATCGTCGGTCAATATTTCCCCGCTACATTAGAAATTGCCGTGGTGAGTATGGCTGTAGCCTTAATTGTCGGCATTGGAGTGGGGGTAATTTCGGCCTCTAATCCCAATACCGGCTGGGATGTCGGGGGACGAATGTTTGGCATCATCACCTATTCCCTGCCGGCATTTTGGGTAGGAATGATTATGCAGTTAATTTTTAGTGTGCAACTGGGTTGGTTTCCCGTGGGAGCACGTTTTCCGAGTACCCAAACCCCACCTTCGGGACCGACGGGACTGTACTTGATTGATAGTTTGTTCAGTGGAAATCTGGGGAATTTTTTCACCACCTTGCACTATTTGGCCCTACCCTCTTTGACCTTGGGAATTCTAATTAGTGGGATTTTCGAGCGCATTGTGCGGGTGAATTTGAAGCAAACCTTACAGGCGGATTATGTAGAAGCGGCTAGAGCAAGAGGAATACCGGAAACGCGAATTGCGATCGCTCATGCTTTAAAAAATGCCATGATTCCGGTGATTACGGTGATGGGATTGACCTTAGCAGCCCTTTTAGGGGGAGCAATTTTAACTGAAGTGACCTTTTCTTGGCCCGGATTAGCCAATCGACTCTATGAGGCGATTTCCTTACGGGATTATCCCACAGTTCAGGGAATTGTCGTCTTTTTTGCTGGGATTGTAGTCATTGCCAGCATCGGAATTGATTTGCTGAATGCTTATATCGACCCGCGAATTCGCTATTAG
- the hpsP gene encoding hormogonium polysaccharide biosynthesis glycosyltransferase HpsP: protein MRILQIIPSISLVYGGPSQMVLGLSAALARQGAEVTILTTNSNGDVGQAPLDVPLNCPVEQDGYQIRYFPCSPFRRYKFSVDLLRWLSINGTEYDIAHLHALFSPVISGAATVARLRKIPYILRPLGTLDPADLRKKNAMKQVYTALWERGNLAGAAAIHFTSAEEAKISERFGVQTRDLIIPLGVSLPGMDRNLTGEERQQRGKKMREELGIASNCPVVLFLSRIEPKKGLDLLLPALEKLLAQGLKFHFVLAGSNPQDPEYEDKIKAQIAASPLAACTSLPGFVRGEFKVSLLQSSDIFVLPSYYENFGIAVAEAMAAGTAVCISRGVYIWEDVVEAGAGWVGNGTVEEIAQLLSEAVSNPQECQKRGEKGQGYAATHYDWDAIAQQTLAAYREILAGE from the coding sequence ATGCGAATTTTACAAATCATTCCATCTATTTCCCTGGTTTATGGAGGGCCGAGTCAAATGGTGTTGGGGTTGTCCGCAGCCCTGGCGCGACAAGGTGCAGAAGTAACGATATTAACAACTAATTCTAATGGAGATGTGGGACAAGCGCCCCTAGATGTTCCCTTAAACTGCCCGGTAGAACAAGATGGATATCAAATCCGCTATTTTCCCTGTTCTCCCTTTCGTCGTTATAAATTTTCTGTGGATTTATTACGGTGGTTATCTATAAATGGGACTGAGTATGATATCGCCCACTTACACGCCCTATTTTCTCCGGTAATTTCCGGGGCGGCAACGGTGGCAAGACTGCGGAAGATTCCGTATATTTTGCGTCCGTTAGGAACTCTAGATCCGGCAGATTTGCGGAAGAAAAATGCGATGAAGCAGGTTTATACGGCATTGTGGGAACGGGGAAATTTAGCAGGGGCGGCAGCGATTCATTTTACGAGTGCAGAAGAGGCGAAGATTTCGGAACGGTTCGGAGTGCAAACACGGGATTTAATCATTCCTTTGGGGGTGAGTTTACCGGGAATGGATAGAAATTTGACAGGGGAGGAACGGCAGCAACGGGGGAAAAAGATGCGGGAAGAATTGGGAATTGCCAGTAATTGCCCTGTGGTTTTGTTCCTGTCGCGGATTGAACCCAAAAAGGGATTAGATTTATTGTTGCCGGCATTAGAAAAGTTACTCGCCCAAGGATTAAAGTTTCATTTTGTGTTAGCGGGAAGCAATCCTCAAGATCCAGAGTATGAGGATAAAATTAAAGCGCAAATTGCTGCCTCTCCCCTCGCTGCTTGTACGAGTTTGCCCGGGTTTGTGCGGGGAGAGTTTAAAGTATCGTTGCTTCAGTCATCGGATATTTTTGTGCTGCCGTCTTATTATGAAAACTTTGGGATTGCGGTGGCGGAGGCGATGGCAGCAGGAACGGCAGTTTGTATTTCTCGGGGGGTTTATATCTGGGAAGATGTAGTGGAAGCGGGTGCAGGTTGGGTGGGAAATGGCACGGTAGAGGAAATCGCACAGTTGCTTTCGGAGGCAGTCTCCAATCCCCAGGAATGTCAGAAGCGGGGAGAAAAGGGTCAGGGGTATGCCGCGACTCATTACGATTGGGATGCGATCGCCCAGCAAACCCTAGCGGCATATCGAGAGATTCTCGCCGGGGAATAG
- the yidD gene encoding membrane protein insertion efficiency factor YidD, whose product MNSNGLDARLLLDSRLLRAIAIASISGYQKYLSPHKGFSCAHRILYGGDSCSQYIKTAVAQRGLSEAVALSQHRFAACKEAHHILRSQVCAQAQPQKKPNRSSPNRVRDCACTELTPGVGCDACTDSLECLNLLDCCGGITCSDCNPLEDSALDCSTSDCDFGSCG is encoded by the coding sequence ATGAACTCGAATGGACTGGATGCGCGGCTGTTACTCGATTCACGACTGTTGAGGGCGATCGCGATCGCCTCGATTAGCGGCTATCAAAAATACCTCTCCCCCCATAAAGGCTTTTCCTGCGCTCATCGCATCCTCTACGGTGGGGATTCCTGTTCTCAATACATCAAAACCGCCGTGGCGCAAAGGGGCTTATCCGAGGCAGTCGCCTTATCTCAACACCGATTTGCTGCCTGCAAGGAAGCGCATCATATTCTGCGGTCCCAAGTTTGTGCCCAGGCTCAACCTCAAAAAAAGCCCAACCGTTCCAGTCCCAACCGGGTCAGAGATTGTGCCTGTACTGAATTAACCCCAGGAGTCGGTTGCGATGCCTGTACGGACAGCCTAGAGTGCCTAAACCTGTTGGATTGTTGTGGTGGAATTACTTGCAGCGACTGTAACCCCCTTGAAGATAGTGCCCTGGATTGTTCGACTTCCGACTGCGACTTTGGCAGTTGTGGTTAA